GCGCGGGTGACGCGGAAGTAGAGGGGAGCGAACAGCACACCGAGGGCGAGCATCGCCTGGTGCATGCCGTTGCCGAGCGCCGCGACGACCGCGATGGCGAACACCGTGAACGGCATGACCATCAGCGTGTCGGCGACGCGTTGCAAGCTCCACTCGACGGTCCTGCCGAGCCAGACCGAGGCGAGTGCGGGCAGCACTCCCAACAGCATCGCGGCGCCGACGGCCTCCAGGGCCCCTACGACGGACAGCCCGGTGCCCGCCACCAGCCTGCTGAGCACGTCCCGTCCCAGGTAGTCGGTGCCCAGCGGGTTGCCGAGGCTGGGCCCGCGCAGCATCTGTCCGGGGTGCTGGGCCAGCGGATCGTGCGGGACCAGGGCGCCGCCCGCGAGGGCGAGCAGCGCGATCAGCGCGAGCACGGCGAGGGCGGCCCGTGCGGAGGGGAGCCGCAGGGCGCGGCGCAGCGTCCTCATGAGGTGCTCCCTTCGCCCGGGGTGCTCCCGTGGCGGGCCCCGGTGACGCGTACGAGACGGCCCGGGCGCCCGGCACGCGGGGCGCCTTCGGCTCCTCGGGCTCTTCCGGCTCCTCGGGTCTTCCCGACTCCTCGGGCCTTCCCGGGCCCCGTGCGCCGCACCGCCGCCGGGTTGAGCGCGGTGAGCGCCGCGTTGACGGCGAGGTTGGCGACGACGACCACCGCGACGGTGACCAGCAGCGTGCCCTGGACCACCGGCACGTCGTGCTGCTCGGCGGCCTGGAGGGAGAGCTGGGCCATGCCGGGGAGGTTGAAGATCTTCTCGGTGACGACGGCGCCTCCGAGGATGAGGGGGACGCTCATGCCCAGGACCGTCAGCGCGGGTCCCGCGGCGTTGCGCAGCACGTGCCCGAACAGCACGCGGCGCGCCGAGAACCCGCGCATCTCGGCGCCGGTCACATAGTTCTCGCGCAGCGCGCCCACCAGGGAGGTGCGCAACTGCCGGGCGAGCGAGGCCGCCGCGTCCAGGCTCAGCGCGAAGGCGGGCAGGATCGCGTACCGCAGCCACTGTCCGGGCCCGGTCTCCAGCGGCTGGTAGCCGCCCGTGGGAAGGGCGCCGAACTGCACGGCGAAGATGATGATGAGCACGATGCCGATGAGGAACGGCGGCAGCGTGGACAGCACGGAGCAGACCAGGGTGACGGCGCGGTCGATCCGGCCGCCGTTGTTCAGCGCGGCGGCGATCCCGGCGCCCCCGCCCATGAGTACGGCCAGCAGCAGGGCGAGTCCGGCGATGGACAGGTCCACGGGGAGGGCTTCGGCGATGCTGTCGGAGACCGGGACGCCGGTGAACCAGGAGATGCCCAGGTCGCCGGTGACGGCGCCGCCCAGCCAGTGGAGGAACTGTTCGGGCAACGGCTTGTCGAGCCCGAACTGCGCCTCCATGCGGGCGATGTCGGTCGGGGTGGCGAGGTCCCCCAGCACGGCGGCTGCCGGGTTGGCCTCGGAGAGCGCGCCGAGCGCGAAGGTCAGCACGGAGGCGAGGAGCAGCACGGTGACGGTGGTCACCAGCACTCTTCCCAGCGGCCGTGCCGCGGCGGTGGCACTCATGAGACGGTGACCCCCTCGAAGCGCTGGACGACGGGATGGGCGGGGATCTCGGATACCTGCGCGTTGCGGGCGAGGATGCGCGGGATGGTGTAGAGGAAGACGTTGGGCATCTCGCGCACCGCGATCCCGCTCGCCTCGCGCAGCACCTTCGGATAGTGCGGCGCTTCGAGCGGGGTGCGGCGCACGGCGTCCAGGGCCTTCTCCAGCTTCGGCGAGACCTGGCGCCCCGGGTTCATCAGCCCCTCCTTGCCGAAGAGGACCTGGAACCCCTGGGTGGCGGACTCCCGGCCGGCGAACTGGTCGACGTAGAGCGCCTTGGCGCGCTGGACGTACACGATCTGGGTGGCCTGCGCTGCGGGGATGGTCTCGATCTTCACGTCGATGCCGACGCGTTTGAGCTGTGCCTGGAGCAGTTCGGGGACGCCCTCGGCCTGCTGGGTGGTGAGGGTGATCTCCAGCCCCTTGGCGTGTCCGGCCTTGGCGAGCAGCTTTCTGGCCTTGGCCGGGTCGTAGGGGAAGAGCCGGTCGAGCGCCTTGTCGTGGCCCGCGTACCCATCGGGGAAGGGCTGGCGGGTGACCTCGCCGTGGCCGAACAGCGCGGTCTTGAGGAGCTGTTCGCGGTCGACGGCGTACTTCAGGGCGAGCGCGACATCGGGGTCGTCGAACGGCTTCTTGCCGGTGTGCACGTCGAGGACGGCGACCACCATGGAGGGGATGACCTGCACCTGGAGCCCGGCCGCCCGCGCCGCCTTGACCTGACTGCCGGGTATCTGGGCGAC
This sequence is a window from Streptomyces sp. NBC_01775. Protein-coding genes within it:
- a CDS encoding ABC transporter permease, translated to MSATAAARPLGRVLVTTVTVLLLASVLTFALGALSEANPAAAVLGDLATPTDIARMEAQFGLDKPLPEQFLHWLGGAVTGDLGISWFTGVPVSDSIAEALPVDLSIAGLALLLAVLMGGGAGIAAALNNGGRIDRAVTLVCSVLSTLPPFLIGIVLIIIFAVQFGALPTGGYQPLETGPGQWLRYAILPAFALSLDAAASLARQLRTSLVGALRENYVTGAEMRGFSARRVLFGHVLRNAAGPALTVLGMSVPLILGGAVVTEKIFNLPGMAQLSLQAAEQHDVPVVQGTLLVTVAVVVVANLAVNAALTALNPAAVRRTGPGKARGVGKTRGAGRARGAEGAPRAGRPGRLVRVTGARHGSTPGEGSTS